One Equus quagga isolate Etosha38 chromosome 5, UCLA_HA_Equagga_1.0, whole genome shotgun sequence genomic window carries:
- the TDRD15 gene encoding tudor domain-containing protein 15, which translates to MDSTSLLSTFLDVDLTISHIECFPKDIVVKFQGRNNIECEFDYHILQREIQHIPKVKNNVDIDEFCLVEERVSGEWQRGRVVEKKNELYTVLLIDHGEELRVDSTQVASACGNLFELPPRVVCGVFANILPIGEKWSPKALNYFKSLVGLQVKGCVQAILPLQMILLEVPKIISQVLELQFGRLIDGDSFRLIVDMLKEFPQPMPDLLQHKRPELSLSNNDTLLDIQHVLDNLQPPLSAGSTESVKISSALSPSKFYCQLIKRIPELENLTVCMTLHYDIISQESSPMCDNFGLLCVAKRRNGQWHRGILQQLLPNNQVKIWFMDYGSSEAVPSIHVKKLKQDFILVPLFSFPCSLTYLHSPDRDVRKFQLNVFKQALLGQIVYAHIDWFNKDEHLYYVTLQTQESKINSECLLKTVGTQVLYPVSDSKISNTLRETSASDLNSFAVESFIGNIERSVASLNEKDTLKVDFPVKTVEMEIQAAYIAFVAYVLNPSNFWVRTNEHQNEFQDIMKNINKFYDLCENDELMLRNPEPGLFCCARYSKDRRFYRAVITEINGDKIDVYFLDYGNTDSISFFDVKILLPEFCELPALAMCCSLAHIFPVEDLWVKAATDFFKKIVLNKAILLQVIAKKDDKYTVTIQSIEASENIDVVSLMLQAGYAECWEVEPEYYSESVSECPMLNLKSKNKVTIKKVISALLEGPKPKKYHSSKRKESNLSLLKSPAVKFSDLKNPSTLSVGSESPRPYKEYMFKPGTVLEVKCSFYYGPDDFSCQLQCKSEDLKLLMEQIQNYYSIHSDAYQTGQIACVAKYSKDGRWYRAAVLTQVSEKEVDVVFVDYGYQERVLIKDVCSINPRFLFLEGQAFRCSLNHLVEPVSCKLVSWTREACRDFGNFISSSRGLLTCVIYALVLIHPNYLYNLVDLQSPFTSAKEFLINHGSARYSVLSQPLPSSVSLHSYCYSSFNIKIGSEEEIYISHIYSPKKFYCQLSRNNKDLKMIETKITEISNLRSYPKYDSSKMRLCISKYIEDGLSYRALAMPTDSLSNFLVYFVDFGNKQLVEESMLRAISDQFPELLFTPMQAVKCFLSDLRDVDIPAEISSWFEDNFLGKPLKAVVLSRESDGQLGIELYDGYQHINQKIKTLLNAYGKKHCDQAHCVEKGHKISENKRLSVSLKGKIENNYHPNISKTSLVTYSESKIDQLMNPKSVSARLLRPSVCYKIEPVSKNKVKKPLNDGFKNRGKKIVPGSAHIIDKSVMGQKSVRVVSQSFIRELNQAASQNPCNLTRPQIKDLPQPKIYLNAKVKGYVSNISNPASFHIQLAENENVIIRLADTLNERRASIVRERQSVKPVVGDLVVAEYSGDKAIYRAVIKKILPRNSFEVEFIDYGNTAVVNTSKIYELKREFLTIPQLGIHSFLSGVKWNEPDEVWDSKTVNYFASTVINKTISCEFLKKHEQKWEVNITCDEKCVINELLKWTACSKLHKTVLQMPQVLSPKSPGGDNEMKKGRSNGCEGSTVLQSSYQQLGNIPFEELKPGQLEKAEILYVSESGTFYVKLSKNKKILSDLTVLIREEVKKPFLSMENIERGLECLAKSKKTLTWYRSKVEKNCVDEKVLVFLVDCGRFEIVPLCNTKVLSSEIRNIPRQAVPCKWIWFENFRNMPFESFVCLFAHMEINILFLKYLDSVWEVEILVDGLLLLEYFNTVHFEENRLRSSQIFNVESKTPMSSYTVRSFTWAQLQNGRQYSGIATAVSDPSDFCVQLEDFFDTMKSLFVLLSDLPENLQTVPQEHIIPGSSCLFRYKLEDQWNRVEISKVSDQSLLLLLIDYGFSVYVPYSDIKNLKVVPEELMNLPRLSYPCILYGILPAKGKYWNEEAKSFFQDFLSKPGLVFQCKEYRFETKLKVDVIHEKNNLADMLVASGRAVYSKESDHLDAVTHRSTKIWYKLQSEPAFPVLDQNCYKRENINCACTEKQKLKKKKPIKRKDVCKNFLRKSRISKRLQSRNLTLKKKVDSGKHNPQSTITFDTRAAASFLELSNGLKNNINYITSAFEKLVTEGIEENNTVDLRTAVKALHVNEKIVSEEHLKARLRPVLDYELWPGSSPPQYPAQGRALKAAESR; encoded by the coding sequence ATGGATTCTACATCTCTATTATCAACATTTTTAGATGTGGATCTGACAATATCACATATAGAATGTTTTCCCAAGGACATTGTGGTGAAATTTCAAGGCAGAAATAATATTGAATGTGAGTTTGACTACCATATATTGCAGAGGGAAATACAGCATAttccaaaagtaaaaaataatgtgGACATTGATGAATTTTGTTTGGTAGAAGAAAGAGTATCTGGAGAATGGCAGAGAGGAAGagttgtggaaaagaaaaatgaactctaTACAGTGCTTCTTATAGATCATGGAGAAGAACTAAGAGTTGATAGTACACAAGTTGCTTCAGCCTGTGGCAACTTATTTGAACTACCACCACGGGTGGTATGTGGTGTTTTTGCCAACATACTACCAATTGGGGAAAAATGGTCTCCTAAGGCTTTGAATTATTTCAAGTCATTAGTAGGACTACAAGTGAAAGGTTGTGTACAAGCTATTTTGCCTCTTCAAATGATTCTTCTTGAAGTGCCAAAGATTATATCCCAGGTTCTTGAATTACAATTTGGAAGACTTATTGATGGGGATTCATTTCGTCTTATTGTGGATATGTTAAAAGAATTCCCACAGCCAATGCCAGATTTATTACAACATAAAAGACCTGAATTATCATTAAGTAATAATGATACTTTACTTGATATTCAACATGTTCTGGATAATTTACAGCCACCTTTGTCAGCAGGCAGTACTGAAAGTGTAAAAATATCATCTGCATTGAGCCCAAGTAAATTTTATTGTCAATTAATTAAAAGGATTCCAGAATTAGAAAACTTGACAGTATGTATGACTTTGCATTATGATATTATCAGTCAAGAAAGTAGTCCCATGTGTGATAATTTTGGGCTACTTTGTGTTgccaaaaggagaaatggacagtgGCATAGAGGAATTCTTCAGCAACTCTTGCCCaataatcaagttaaaatttgGTTTATGGATTATGGCAGTAGTGAGGCTGTACCCTCAATTCATGTAAAGAAACTtaaacaagattttattttagtacCATTATTTTCATTCCCATGTTCTCTGACATATTTACACAGTCCAGATAGAGATGTAAGAAAATTTCAGCTGAATGTATTTAAACAAGCCTTGTTAGGACAGATAGTATATGCGCACATTGATTGGTTCAATAAGGATGAGCATTTGTATTATGTGACATTACAAACTCAGGAGTCTAAAATTAATTCTGAGTGTCTGCTGAAGACTGTAGGCACACAGGTACTTTATCCAGTGTCTGATTCAAAAATCTCTAATACGTTGAGAGAGACTAGCGCTTCTGATCTGAACAGCTTTGCAGTTGAGAGTTTTATTGGAAATATTGAACGATCAGTAGCCTCTCTGAATGAAAAAGACACTTTGAAAGTAGATTTTCCTGTTAAAACTGTAGAAATGGAGATACAGGCTGCCTACATAGCTTTTGTAGCATATGTATTAAACCCATCAAATTTCTGGGTACGCACAAATGAACATCAGAATGAATTTCaagatataatgaaaaatataaacaaattttatgATTTGTGTGAAAATGATGAACTGATGCTGAGAAATCCAGAACCTGGTTTATTTTGTTGTGCTAGATACAGCAAGGACAGACGTTTTTACAGAGCTGTCATCACAGAAATTAATGGAGATAaaattgatgtttattttttggaTTATGGAAATACTGATTCCATATCATTTTTTGATGTAAAAATTTTGCTTCCAGAGTTCTGTGAGTTGCCTGCCTTAGCCATGTGCTGTTCACTTGCACACATATTTCCTGTTGAAGACTTATGGGTGAAGGCAGcgactgatttttttaaaaaaattgtcttgaaCAAAGCAATTTTGCTTCAAGTTATCGCAAAAAAAGATGACAAGTACACTGTAACTATTCAGAGTATTGAAGCCTCAGAAAATATTGATGTTGTTTCTCTTATGTTACAAGCTGGATATGCAGAATGTTGGGAAGTAGAACCAGAATATTATTCAGAATCTGTAAGTGAATGTccaatgttaaatttaaaatctaaaaacaaagtTACTATTAAAAAAGTCATATCTGCCCTTCTTGAAGGACCTAAGCCTAAAAAATACCATTCAAGTAAGCGAAAAGAAAGTAACTTATCTTTGTTAAAGTCCCCAGCTGTTAAattctcagatttaaaaaatccttccaCCTTGTCTGTGGGATCTGAGTCACCACGGCCTTATAAAGAATATATGTTTAAACCAGGAACAGTCCTTGAagttaaatgttctttttattatggCCCAGATGACTTTTCATGCCAACTCCAATGTAAGTCAGAAGACCTAAAATTACTAATGGAACAAATTCAGAATTATTACAGCATTCATTCTGATGCTTATCAGACTGGACAGATCGCTTGTGTTGCTAAGTATTCCAAAGATGGGAGGTGGTATAGAGCGGCTGTTTTGACTCAAGTATCAGAAAAAGAAGTTGATGTAGTATTTGTTGATTACGGTTACCAGGAAAGAGTTTTAATTAAAGATGTTTGTAGCATTAACCcacgttttctttttttagaaggCCAAGCCTTCAGATGTAGTCTTAATCATTTAGTTGAACCTGTTAGTTGTAAATTAGTCAGTTGGACAAGAGAAGCATGCAGAGACTTTGGGAATTTTATTTCTTCGTCTAGAGGGTTATTGACTTGTGTCATCTATGCCTTAGTTCTTATACATCCAAACTATTTATATAATTTAGTGGATTTACAATCTCCATTTACTAGTGCAAAAGAATTTCTTATTAACCATGGCTCTGCGCGGTATAGCGTATTATCACAGCCGCTCCCATCTTCAGTTAGTCTTCACAGTTACTGTTATTCttcctttaatataaaaattggaagtgaagaagaaatatatatatctcacatataTAGTCCCAAAAAATTTTATTGCCAGCTtagtagaaataataaagacCTGAAGATGATAGAAACAAAAATCACAGAGATTAGTAACCTCAGAAGTTATCCAAAATATGATTCTAGTAAAATGAGATTGTGCATATCTAAATACATAGAGGATGGTCTCTCTTATAGAGCTTTAGCAATGCCAACAGATTCGTTATCTAACTTTCTGGTCTATTTTGTGGACTTTGGAAATAAGCAATTAGTAGAAGAAAGTATGTTGAGGGCTATTTCAGATCAGTTTCCAGAGTTGCTGTTTACACCTATGCAGGCTGTTAAGTGTTTTTTGTCAGATCTTAGAGATGTAGATATTCCAGCAGAAATCAGTAGCTGGTTTGAAGATAATTTCTTGGGAAAACCATTAAAGGCAGTAGTATTGTCCAGGGAGTCAGATGGCCAGCTTGGTATAGAATTGTATGATGGATATCAACAtataaatcaaaaaattaaaacgttGCTTAATGCATATGGAAAAAAACATTGTGACCAAGCACACTGTGTGGAAAAGGGTCATAAAATAAGTGAGAATAAGAGACTTTCTGTTTCCCTGAAaggcaaaatagaaaacaactatCACCCTAATATAAGTAAAACTAGTCTGGTAACATATTCTGAAAGCAAAATAGATCAATTAATGAATCCCAAAAGTGTGTCTGCCAGGCTTTTGAGACCATCAGTTTGTTATAAAATTGAACCTGTGTCAAAAAACAAAGTGAAGAAGCCTTTGAATGATGGATTTAAAAATAGAGGTAAGAAAATTGTCCCTGGATCTGCACATATTATTGATAAAAGTGTCATGGGTCAGAAATCAGTAAGGGTTGTATCACAGTCTTTTATCAGAGAACTAAATCAAGCAGCCTCACAAAACCCATGTAATCTTACCAGACCACAGATCAAAGACCTTCCTCAACCCAAAATTTACTTGAATGCCAAAGTTAAAGGATATGTTTCTAATATCAGTAATCCAGCAAGCTTCCATATTCAGCTTGCTGAGAATGAAAATGTAATCATCAGACTTGCAGATACtctaaatgaaagaagagcaAGTATAGTGAGAGAGAGACAATCAGTTAAACCTGTGGTGGGAGATCTTGTAGTTGCAGAATACTCTGGTGACAAAGCCATTTACAGAGCAGTTATTAAGAAAATTTTGCCAAGAAATTCTTTTGAAGTGGAATTTATTGACTATGGTAACACTGCAGTAGTAAACACATCTAAAATTTATGAACTTAAGAGGGAATTCTTAACGATTCCTCAGCTAGGAATCCATTCTTTTCTTAGTGGAGTAAAATGGAACGAGCCTGATGAAGTTTGGGACAGCAAAACTGTGAATTATTTTGCTTCAACAgtaattaacaaaacaatttCTTGTGAATTTTTGAAAAAGCATGAGCAGAAATGGGAAGTAAATATAACTTGTGATGAAAAATGTGTCATTAACGAACTACTAAAATGGACAGCATGTTCAAAACTACACAAAACAGTATTGCAAATGCCTCAGGTTCTCTCTCCAAAAAGCCCTGGTGGTGATAacgaaatgaagaaaggaagatcaAATGGATGTGAAGGTTCTACAGTTCTTCAGTCGTCCTACCAACAGCTGGGTAACATTCCTTTTGAAGAGTTAAAACCTGGGCAACTTGAAAAGGCTGAAATACTTTATGTTTCAGAAAGTGGGACATTTTATGTGAagttatctaaaaataaaaagattttatcagatttaacagtattaattagggaagaagtgaaaaaacCTTTTTTATCAatggaaaatattgaaagagGCTTGGAATGCTTGGCAAAATCTAAAAAAACTTTAACGTGGTATCgctcaaaagtagaaaaaaactgTGTTGATGAGAAAGTGCTTGTTTTTTTAGTGGATTGTGGTAGGTTTGAAATAGTGCCTTTATGTAATACCAAGGTGCTTAGTAGTGAAATCAGAAATATTCCAAGACAAGCTGTGCCTTGTAAATGGATTTGGTTTGAAAATTTTAGGAACATGCCATTTGAgtcttttgtgtgtttatttgctcATATGGAAATAAACAtccttttcctgaaatatttagaCTCTGTCTGGGAAGTAGAAATTTTGGTAGATGGCCTGTTACTTTTGGAATATTTCAACACAGttcattttgaagaaaacagACTTAGATCTTCACAAATTTTCAACGTGGAATCTAAGACTCCGATGTCATCATATACAGTAAGATCATTTACTTGGGCACAACTCCAAAATGGTAGACAGTATTCTGGTATTGCCACTGCTGTTTCTGATCCATCAGATTTTTGTGTTCAGTTAGAAGATTTCTTTGACACAATGAAATCTCTCTTTGTTTTGCTGTCTGATCTACCAGAAAACTTACAAACAGTGCCTCAGGAGCACATAATTCCTGGTTCTAGTTGTTTGTTCAGATATAAATTGGAGGACCAGTGGAACAGAGTAGAAATTTCTAAAGTCTCTGATCAGTCTTTACTTCTTCTATTGATTGACTATGGATTTTCTGTTTATGTACCTTATTCAGatataaaaaatcttaaagtCGTCCCTGAGGAACTTATGAATTTGCCGAGGCTGAGTTATCCTTGTATCTTATATGGTATCTTACCTGCTAAAGGGAAATATTGGAATGAAGAAGCCAAAAGTTTTTTTCAAGATTTCCTAAGTAAACCAGGCTTAGTCTTTCAGTGTAAGGAATACCGTTTTGAGACAAAACTGAAAGTAGATGTCAttcatgagaaaaacaatttggcagaTATGTTAGTTGCATCTGGTCGCGCAGTATATTCTAAAGAGTCAGATCATCTTGATGCAGTTACTCATAGGTCTACTAAAATCTGGTATAAATTACAGAGTGAGCCTGCTTTCCCAGTATTAGATCAAAAttgttataaaagagaaaatataaattgtgcATGTACtgagaaacaaaagctaaaaaagaagaaacctatAAAGAGGAAAGATGTCTGTAAGAACTTCTTAAGAAAAAGCCGTATTAGTAAAAGATTACAATCTAGAAATTTAACACTGAAGAAGAAGGTTGATAGTGGAAAACATAATCCTCAAAGTACCATTACATTTGATACACGTGCAGCAGCTTCATTTTTGGAACTATCTAATGGTTTGAAGAATAACATCAATTACATTACAAGCGCTTTCGAAAAACTAGTAACTGAAGGAATAGAGGAAAATAACACAGTGGACTTGAGAACAGCAGTAAAAGCGCTACATGTTAATGAAAAAATTGTATCAGAAGAACACTTAAAAG